taatACTTAGTTGTTATGAACTTTCGTATAGGATCAGGCCATGGATCTAGACACGGAAGACTTCTTTCGACCTAAGTGAAAGCAAGAAGCAAACTCATCCTTCATAGAACTTCTCCTAAACTAACAAATGTTTTAGTGAGAGTGAAAAGCAAATTTGTCCTTGACAAAGTCCATCCTAAACtaacacaagtttttttaaatatttcttcttGATTAAATTCTAATCAAATTTGCCCTTTAAATAGGCTACAAAGACATCCctaataattatcataattgataaaataaagataaagggAATCCTAATTGATAAGATCATGACTAACTATTATTCTAATTGATcctaattgataaaataaaaataagacatCCCTAATTAATATGATCAGATTCACTTCGGATTCGGATGTATACTTGTTAGCTGGTTTTGATATCTCACAAtacaaaatttgttatttttgtaaagCTTGGTTGATTAGAGTGAAAGTATTTAAAGCATTGTACACGTGTTGTGGTtaataattttagttgttaAACCAAAATGAAGTTTACCAAGCCAACAAAGTTATTCTTGTGGTGAAAATTCATGTGATTGTAATTGTAGGGAAAGAGTAAGCTTGGTTTGATCTGAAAGTGTTTGTTAGTCCAGATAAACGTGATCAACGTGAAAAGTTTAATCCAAATTGATCAGTTTAATTTATGTCAATAGTTTCGACTCGATCCAAACCACTGGTTCAAGTGTCGGACTTCATGGTAGGAACAAGTAGGTCTAAGAAAGATTGTTTGACTTGTGGTTCTCCCTGCTGTGTTCGTATAACTTAGGATTTGTGATTTTATCATAAGAATTAGTTGATTACATGTGCTGAAATACAGCTTTTCTTTCTCCAATTTACTCTGGATACTaaaatgattgaatttacaATTTCTTTTCGTTTGCACAACCCAAGAAACAAACCAAACAAATTCTTGTTCACTTTAGTTAGGTTGGGGTTTGAAGATTTCTTTTTCTACAAGTccaaaccaaataaaaccaaataatttaattggtttggattttttttattgcaccATTTTTCATCAATAGAAACAGAGCTGATCTAACGTTGTATACAACCagagaagataaaaattaaaaaaaatcaaagaatttAGCTTACACCACAAAATAGTTAATTCACAACGGAAGATGCCTCCTAGTAAAGCTTAATTCTGGTGTTAATGGGGCTTCTACAGATGGGACACGACTGAAGATCTTGTCCACATTCACAACATGTCTGTCATGTAACATATACAAAGATGTCATAAGCATTCccttattttacttaaaaaatatggGACGAAATTGAAATATTGTTTTACCTGATGTCCACATCCGAAGGCCATGTCTTTTGAATTGGTCAGACATATGGGGCAAAGCTGCAAAAGACCAATTCAATTTGTTAATTGTATAGTATGACaaatttgattaataaattCATAACAAAACCATTGCATATCCAATCCCTACGTGGGACATAAAATGCAACGCGGCAACAagacaataaaaatatacaactaCAACCTGGATTCATGACAAGTACCATTTCAGTCACTAGACATTTGTGCAACTACAACCTAGATTCATGAtgaaaaaatgcaacaaaattAAGCAGGTAATTGATGCCATTAATCTCTCCCCATTAGACCAGGTAGATGCTTTGAGTAATCTAATTTCTTAACTAAGCCATGAAAAGATAACGCCAAAGAAAAGCTAGACTggaataaggaaaaagaaacattAATGTATATTCATGTAATTTCGAGCGATGCCCTATTAGGCTATTCCATTTGTATTTGCTCCAAAAAAGACCTGATAAGGAACATCACATATTTCTATCAGAATTCGGAAGTACTTTGTACTTTTTGTAGGGATAGTACCTGATTGTCATATGTGGAACTTGGGGCAGGAGGAGCTGTGCCAACTAGGTCCCTGTTGTCATAATAAGAAGGGGCACTCTGCTCAAAGTTAGCAGGATGAGAAGGTTTTGAACTGCCAAAAGGTTTTGGGGCATCAAAAGATGCTGAACCATAAGGTTTTGAAGCGCCGAAAGATGCTGAACCATATGGTTTTGAAGTGCCCATAGATGCTGAACCATATGATGGTGTTGGGAGGGCAACTCTCTGAGGAGCATTGGCGTTTCGACTACtattaaatagtaataaatGCAAGGAGCAACCAAAATTGTCAGAAATTGAACTGAAGtctttttttaggtaaaaaaatGGTAACAAACCAAAAGTTTACCCCAAGAGATTAAGCTCTATTGCTGCCTTATACTGAGAAGGAATTTCCATCAGTGCTGCAAGTGCAAATGCTGCTTCTTTTCGAGAAGGAGGAATATTCTTTGACATAATTTCCGTGAAATTCACAAACTAAAGAAGCACAAAGAAACCCACATTAATACAGTCAATCAATTCCCACTAATTGAAACATTTGAACAGTTGTTAATCAACATTATGTTTTCTCCTCATCGATTACCTGAAAATTATCAAAGGCCCGAGCTGGAATATTGTCATCAAACTCCTTCATCATGTCCCAAGGACCATCCCCAACACCAACCAATATGATTGAAAGAGGAAATTTACTGTGACAAAGCAGGTATATAAGAAAAGatatttgaatagaaaaaacattgTTGAACAAAACCTACAGGATAATCACCTGGCCTCAACAATGGCATCCACAGTCCTCTGCTCCTGTGGACTTAGCCTCCCACGCTCAGTGTCAATGCTTCTTGTTACCTGCAGCATATCAATGCAGGTTGGCTTATACTAAGCAAAGTATCATTATAGCAAAAGTAAGTTGGACAATCTACTTCAAATTGCATTGTAGCAAACGTGACTTTAACTACATGAAATTACAGGAAGAGTGGAGCTTTATGtatgacaaatatatatttCCTGTCCGTTAAAATCCTGATGTTTTGAAGGCAAATTGAGTCAAGAAAAGATCTTTTGGTTGATTTTGGATTCTTAGTCCCAACTACTTTTGTCTCTGAAATAATAGAAACAAGAACGAAGGGGAAAGCACAATACAATTTAGTTTTGCAAACCAAGTCATTTCCTGAGCTAAATCCAGAAAATTGAAAAGATGAAAGGTAAATGGAGACATCATCACAAAGATCTGAAAATTGCTCAATTTAAGACAACTCGATACATTCTGGATATAAATAGAGTACCTGGCCGTCTGCAACTATCACCAAAACATGGTACTGGCCTCCACTCTGCTCAACTATTGTCATGGCCATTTCAACAATTGGTGCAAATGAAGTAGGACCTGGCATAAAACCATCAGTCCAAATTAGCTCAGTATTACAATATCTACAACAGAAATAAGTAGAATTTGCAAAAGAAGAACCAGACAAGTAGTAGAAATATAACCTGCAAGTCGAATATTAGGAACAATTTCCCTATACTGACTCAACACTTCTTCAAATCCATTGCAAAATCGTTCATCTGGATAGAAACTGAAGACATCTTGATCATGTGTTGATGCTGCCATGATATCACAGTAATTCCCATTACCACatttaaacaacaataaaacttctataaaaaataagttgagaACTTTGAGAAAGATACCATCCCCGAATCCAAAACAAGGAATCAAGTTATCCTCATCAAATGCAGCCAAGGTTTTCCCAATAATTGATATTGCTTGTTCATAGGGGTTTGGACCATTCCCAATGTGATGCAAACTTTTTCTGTTAAAGGAATGCTTTCCTGAAAGCAGCATCAAGTTCAGCATATATTTCACAGCAACACTGCATAAATTGTACTTTTTATCTAAAGAactaaatgtatatttttaaggCCTAACCTGTCCACTCATTGCTCTTAGTGAAATCAATACCAAGAATAAGATTTGAAGACTCAAGGCCCGCATGAGCAAGAGCCTCAGTCACCTGTAATGACAAATTTGAGAATGTAAGAATTCAAATGATGACAAAGCATCAAcaaatttcctaaaataaaaagatgaataagaAGGACCATCAGTGACAGAAACATGAAAATTGCAAGACAATATTATGATCAGCTAAGTCATGCCTGATCACATGAAAATACacttaaaaagttttatacTCACTTATAGCTCTAAATTCATCAGAAAAATATAAGCATGCAAAGTCTTTCTCTTTCACTTCAGtgaattcaatttttcataGTTAAATGGCAGAATATGGAAGCAAGATGAGCTGGCCGCCATTCACTGGTAATTTTATGAGCTAGCACAAGGTGGGCTGCTTTAAAATTTCCTGTCCTGATTCTTGAGATCGTAATGAATCTTTCTGAAGAAAAGATCATCAACCTTAAAATTCAATATAACATTCAATTGCAATTGCACTGTCATTGTGactattattttcttctaaacTCCTAACGTTGCATTCTTGGGAATGTTAAGTTATAAATAAGTGGAAATAAAATTTTCCCACTTTCAGAGGTGACAATAAAACTTTCCTGTGATAATTATTTGTAAAGTTACTAAACTTTTCTGTGGTAATTAGCCGTAATCATAAACAAATGATTCCAAAGAAagttgaataataaattaataaccaaacatatgttaaaaaattccCCAAGAATCTTATTCCTAACAATCTTATTCTCAGGAAAGTAATTTAATTCAGAATGAAAGATTCCCAATACCAAatgccaaaatattttttaaaaaataaaaagtaaatattttggaTTCTTAGCTGccaaattatgtttattaaaaaaatgaaagtacacaaaacaaagcCAAATGAAGAAAAACATTTCAATGCCCAGCCAGATAAAAATAACCATGACTTAATCCCATGACAAGCTAAAGTTAAACACAACAGTACATGTACATCACCAACAAGCAAAGCATATCTTACCTCGTCTATGGAATTGTAGTTATCTGCAATTCTCGAGTACTTCCTGTCTAACCGCTTTTCATTTCTATGGCTGGCCACTCTGCCACTAGCATGAGGCTGAGGTTCATAGCCATAGTTTTGTGGCAGTGGAGGTGGCGGCTGGGCATAATATTGTTGCTGTGTAGGATAAGAAGGCTGTTGCTGCTCATAAGTGTAACCCCCCTGACCATAACCCGAGTTGGGGTCAGGATATGAACCCCAAGAAGACGCAGAAGAACTTGAACGCACAGGTGAATTCTGCCTCCAATTGCTATCCTCCTTGGAATTGTTACCCCCCATCAACTCAATTCTCTAAAACACCAAAACAATAACAatgaataataacaaaaacTCCCAACCCCACTTATCTCCTCAACAAAACCAAGTAGAAAACAATCCAAAATCAAAAGCACAACAAATAACAAGAACTCCAAATCCAATTCCAGATGCTATATAGTGTGTTTGCAAACCTGTTGAGAAGCAAGAAATCACGACTGGGACGTGAAAGCTATAATTAATTAGCTTCTTATTAAACGTCAACAACCTCGTCTGAGATgtgaaagttataactattagCTTCTTACTAGACGCCAAAAACCACGTCTGGGGCGTCTGGAATGTGGAACCAAGCAcgctaataataaataataccaGAAATTCCTAAGCACACTTTCTCCTTAACAAAACTGAGCAGAACACAATCCAAAATCCAGAATTCAAAACCAAGTATAAGAACTCCAAAGCCAATTCCAGGTGCTATATATAAATGGAAACAAAGAACTCTTCTGGAACGTTGAATAATTGAATCTTCAAATTTCGCAGCAAATGCTCAATTTAAGAGATATGGaccaattcataaaaaaatccacCAACAGGGGCTTATTAAGTAACCCTGTAGCCGCCGCCATGTGTCTTCAAACACATTCAACACACGACATCTCGGTTTGGCTCCACACCGAAtgcactaataataataataataataataataataataataataataataataataataataataataataacgcgACAAAATCTCGTTGAACGATAAATGGAaagaggaaattaaaaaaaaaaattgcctgAAATATCAATTCAATTTCTACATGAACTCTCGCAGTCGTCGTGCATATCAATTAACATGCTCAGTGGCCACAACGATAGATTGCGAAAACCTTACACTAAATCGGGAATATCCGAAAATAATAACCATATGTTGTAACttgtaaattgaaatttgtgAAAAGCGTTGATATAATGAAACGAAACGAcattgatgaagaaaaagagTGGAGTTTGAGAGTGAAGTGGTGATGGAAATACCTGGATCTGGACGGCGATGAAACATGGCGTTCGGAATATTCTGGAATCggggttgagagagagagagagagggaaagaGGATGATCAAATATAAAACGATTCTTGTAAACGCCAAGAGTGGATACTGGAGAGAcactttctctcttcttcttttttattcttttagtttttaattttgttttctagcGTTGAAGATGAAGGTTGCAGAGGATGATGCACATGGAGTAAACGTCTAAACATAGCTAACATGtacttaaaaattaatgaacAGTGAATGtgattgtatatttttatttattatttattaaaatttattgttttattaattattagtatgtggttaattttaattatttttaaagcacggtcaattaatattaaataataatttttttttgttgagaaaTCACAAGAGAACCCACTAGGAGAGACTAATCCCGCTTACATATGGGATTATCCTTGgtccaaagaaaaaaattaattctgcATAGGGAGAAAATTGTTTCTCCACATATGAACGCAATTAGTTTTACACTATTGTACCAATCCTGAGTTAAATAGGTCAATAATtccattatattattaattatttgtgatataaaattatgagtttaataattatctattaataatataaaataattttatactactaCATAAACGATGATTGCTTAGTAATGTGATTTTTGAAATAGATTGCAAAGGTGTTGTGGACAAAATCAAAAGCGCAAAATTGGATAAATGAGAGTTGAGATGTAAAGATTTTGTCCCGTCCCGCTTGGTGGTGGGTTGGTTGGCCGGCCCgtcagaaatgaaaaaaatatattttattttataaaattaatccaaatgaacaaatttagtttttttcttaaaaaggaacaaatttaattaaaaaaacataaaacatatcaattgtttttctaaatttgattttaatataaaatttccttgaatttataaaataatataaaaacaataacaaatatgtattttgatttttgagcaacactataaaattaaaaaaaaatacaaagtgaCAACCCAAACCCTAAACACTTACTGGTATttacattttaagaaaaatatgtatgaCGGGCTGGTAGGCCAACTCACCCAGCCTCACACTCAGCCTATTGGGCTAGCAAGTTAGGTGGGGTAGGCCACAATGGGTTGACGGGTTGGATTCTTCATCCCGCCCTACCAAATTGATAGCGTAACCCGGACCGTTTTGTCATCCATATGTGATCTCATGAGCTCACTAGGGTGGCACCATCCTTATCTAGTCTTTATTTTTACAATCATGTGATATTTTGTATTGACCTATTGGTGATGAATGAAATGTTATAGATATCTTTTCGTCCAAAAATAAACGATGGTTTCTAATTGGATAaccatgtaaaattattttaaaatatttttgtaaaagtcaacaaacttatcataaatGATGGTTTCTAATTGAATAACATTGTAAAGTTATTTTACACTGTCAGTGtataacttttttgttttaaaatttattattactattaagcATTTTAGTTACTTCATCATAGTAGCAATTATATGTGCTTAACCTGTTAATCATATAACTTGGAACCTAACTTGATTGGTTGAGAAGGGTGTGttgtacttattttttatttttatagataaaaaatatattagtctTCATCTTTCTGATCTTATTTATAAGATcctcttttttataatattgcCAATCTTGATGAATTAAGTAATTAGTATCATAAATATAGTAGGAAGAGAAGgagtatataattataatgatatacaacaacaacaacaataataatactaataatatttttataatattaattgagttaatttaaatataatcactcttattcaatcatatatttttatgtataataaattttttaacacttataaaaactattttatgatgtaaaaaaataataaattttgtttgaattacTAGAGAAAAGAGATACAAAAATAACGAGGGTCGGGTATCACCTCATTTAACCGACAATATTGTGACTAGTCGGTCACTACGAGCCTTGCCTCATATGGTGCCTAGCTTCTTGTTCATGGGGTCTTATGGCATAAGTGCATAAAAGAGCTAGTCACTCTTCCCATCATGATCAATATCTCGAAATATCTATCTCGGGTGATGTACAACACCTCAAGCGTTGAGCCTAATGACGTAGATGCTTAAGGATGAGTCTTCCAATGCTCTCCTATCAACTTTATCGGGATATTTGTCTTGGACAATGTATAACCCCTCAAGCATCGAGCCTAATGGCATAGATGCTTAAGGATGAGTCGTCCAAATGTTCTCCTATCAGTTTTACCGGGATATCCGTCTCAGATGGTGTACATCCCCTCGAGCATCGAGCATAATGGCATAGATACTTAAGGATGAGTCGTCTAATGTTATCCTGTCAGTTTTATTGGGATATCCATCCTGAATGGTGTACAATCCCTCAAACATTGAGCCCAACGACATAGGCACTTAATTCTGGGTCAATCGTCCTTCAAGGACACATAGTGGACTAATATCTCTTTCTCGAGATACGTCATGTCATTTTGTTTGGGCTTCCTCGTGATTTATGTTGGCGGCGAGGCGTGTCCTTTTGTTATGCGTGAGCTTTGTATGTGACATTTGCACAGAAACAAATTATTAGCATTAACTCATCTTAATGTGTCTTCCCCACTCATTAGATTGGTTCATCCAAATATGTTAAAATCGTTAGATTTACTCCCTGATGGGCCTATGATGCTTGGCCCATGGCCCTCCTTTCCTATAAAATGATGGTCGTCATTTTCTCTTTCCATTACCTTTGTTTTGGTCGTTTTCAGAAACTTCTTGAAGAAGACTGAGAATCCGCACTTCACCCAACTTCGGCAAACTTAGtttagaaaaaatgaagaaatctaTAACAGGTACTACTTTTCTCACTCTTATTGTCATTTTGGTTCTTAGCTTTTTGCAtagtgttttgagttttccttTGGGCTTAgttttttagggtttttttttaagcattctGGTTTAccccatttttcttttcttccttgttgTTCCCCATGTTGAGAATACGATAGTTATTTGTCGCCTAAGCCAAGGTGTCTATTTTAGGAAATGAAGGTGATGACCAATGCACTCACCCAGACGAGATGGTTCTTGTGAATCAGGTGCCTTCCTCAGAATGTATCGACCCTTTACTTTTGGCATTTAGTACGAATTCAACGAATGCTTCTTGTGAATTGGATGTCGATTCCGTTGATGTCGTGGAGGAGGACAGTGCTGACAATGTGAGCATGGAGGATGTTATCAAAGAGTCTGACGAAGACACTCTTGGTATTGAGAGGGAATGTGACCTGACTATAGTGTAATTTGAAGATAGTCAAGATTTATCTGATAATGAGGTGGGGAATGAGGATAATGACGATGTCGGGGCCGAGGACATTAGTATAGACGTTTCTACCAATACAAACTATGGTTGGGCAGATTAAAAGGCATTGTCTACACCATCCATATATCTTAATCCCAATATGGTCGATGTCCTAAGGTCAATGGTATACAGGGTAGGAGGTATTGACTTAGTAGTAGTAGAGGCATGCAACGAAGAAGAGAAGGTATGTTATTCGCCATTGGGGGTAGGCGAGTATACATATATGTACAAATTGTTTGTTAGGAAGTTTGGTGTTGTCTTCcctttttctaattttcaatGTTCCGTATTGAGCACAATCAATTGTGCCCCTTCCCAGCTTCATCCTAATGGGTGGGCATTTGTTCATTCTTTTTGAACTCCTTTGTGAGGGACTGAATAAGGTTTCGACTGTCAatacattttttcattattttgtattgCGAAAAAAATCCTATAGTTGGATGGGTTTCTTTAAGCAGTCAATCTCGTGAGGCAATCCTTGTAGCCTACTTAGATAGTGTGAATCATTTAAGGAATAGGTTTTTTAGAGTGCGAGGAGGGAAATGGTGCCCTAGACTTTTAACTGATGACTTTGGGATACCAACTTTCCCCTTGTATTGGAATCAGAATCCCTTTGTTAGGATTACTGTCCAAGAGTATTTTTATGGAGTCCTTAGAGAAGGAATTAATTTCTTTGCTTAACACTTTTCATCCTTTCAAACTTCCTTGTAGTGTCTTGCTGAAACTTTGCAGTGATGAAGTCAGCCTAAggaattatttatgtatatgtTGTTTTTGGTATATTTGAACTATTTTGTTTACGTGTTCCCTCGTTTCTTTATGACTCACAGGTTTTTGCTATAAGAAACCCCATTCCAATCAATAAGGATCACCTCTGCCAAGGTTACAAGTGGAAGACGAAGTTGCAAATGGAGTCAGGTAAATCTTTCATGGAAGGAGCTCCTGACCCTCCTTTAAGGGTCCCCCTAAACCCTATTTTTGCAATAGCCAGTACTCTTTCCAAAAACCAACCATCCAAAAAGTCTCAAAAAGATACAAATAGAGGCTCTGTGGATGTTGATTTGACTATCAACAATGACCAGCCGACTTCAACTCTTATTTCAAACTCGGATTCCCTTCCTTGCTGTTAGGAGTATTTGCGGTGCAGTTTGGTTTTATGTTTAGACAAAAATTCATATCaaccaaacataaaataaagatgTGTGGTtcgatttaaatataatatcaaatccaaaccaaaccaaaccaaaccaaaattTTGCGATTTGGTTTGGTTCGGTTTGGcaatttttttatcctattaacataatttaaaatctatCAACTAAACTTGCATAATTATTGtgctatattattttaaaaatgaattttattttaaattaaattttgtttaacatattttagttaaaaattataatgtcaacttctatttaacattaatataaaatgatattaccAGTTCTTTTTTGTAACATAATAGTAATGTGTGCTTCACTTgatatttaatactattttttaacaatattagtacatcatttttaatatatgaaagtAAAATATGCGTCTTGGTTATAAAGCAAAAGAgaaagtaataaattatttaatacttattattaatttacacaataaaaaccaatataattataatatacagTTTATTCtatttggttcaattttttataacaaggTATAAAAATTAAGCCAAACCAcaaaaaatatgtgattttttaatattgttgtttttgtgattttttttggatCAGTTTGACGGTTTACAAAcgatttggtttggttttgaaCACCCCTACCTATTGTTCCAACTGCACCACCTCTTACTGAAGCCTTGGACATTTTGTACCAAGTGTCACTCGATCAAGAGATGAAGTTAATGTTTAGTAAGAGATTTCCTTGAGAGCAAGTCATAGATGATTATTTGACCGCTCTTGGGGACGAGGAATGGATGAAGAAGGTAGGTCCTGGTGGTGCCTGCAAAGGTTTAGAGTACTTCAACACCACGTTAACACACATGTCGCATGGGATTGAGAAAGAGTATGGGTCTCAGGAGGATCATAAATGAGAATTGGTTGGGTTTTTGGATCAAGCCAAGAAAGATGTAGGTTTGATGAAGTTTGAGTTGATCAAGAAGGAAGGAATGATCATTGCCCTAAATAAGAAGTTGGAGGAAGCTTTGGTGTCCAAGGCAATTATCAAGAAGGACTTAGAGGACGCCAAATCCTAGCTTCTTCTTCTTGAGGATGAAAAGACGTTGGAGACTCAAGTAAAGGATCTGACTGGCTTCGAGTTGCAAGCTAAAGAGTCTAGTAAAGAGGTGGAGTCATTGATAGCCATGTTAAGGCAATGAGGAGCCGACGTTGATGTGATGGCTTATGAGCAATTTGAAATGGGATTCGAGCGAGCCATGCCGCAAATCTAAGTCCTTCATCCCAACCTGGATGTCTCTTGAGTCaagatttttaacaaatttattggCGAACATAAGGTCGAGGAAGAGACTCCCCCTTCCAACTCCTCATAATGATTGAAGAAAAGGTTCCTCCTCAGACTCTGACTCCCTTTGCTTGTCTTTTCATTTTATCAACATTGTCTTGTTATCCTTGTTTGTGATGTTTTAACCATTTTGTAATGTTTTAGTTCATTTTGTATTGTGTCAACATATATAATAGTCAGATATGGATGATTAATGTTAATTATGTGTTATTTTTCGCCAAATTGCTAATCTAAGTCCTTATATTTAAATGCCTTTCGGTTGCTCTTTTACCGTACTTCAAACAGATCGCTGATATGACTTTGTCAGTTACTTCTCCTATTTATATTCTATTTGGTATGTGTCGCATTTTATGGTTGTTGTTATGAGCTTCTTGTCCATCATATGTCAGCACTATATCATTTACGTGGTCATACATCGTGTGATCGCTTTCCATAATTGTTGAGTTTTTGGGATATGTTTTTGCCACCcttcttttttgtgtttttgaggATTAACTGTTATCATAAATGCGTATTTATTTCCTATAAATGTGGATCGTCAGTTATTAGGCGTGGTTGTTCGCGTCTTTATTCAGGTAAGTGGGTATTGTtgaggcctataaataggcaaatGTTGCATGGTTTAAAGCCTGCTTTGTTTATTGCCATTTTTCtcatctttaatttttctcttcaatAGTTTTGCTCAAATTGTTGTGCGTGATATGATAGAACGGAGGTGGTTTCCAATTTTATCCTCTCAAGGTTAGGCATACTTCGTCGTCCTTTAACCGGTTGAGTGGCTAATACTAATGACGACCTCCCTACACAATTGCATTAAGAGGCTAAGGGCAGTCATGTCGGGTGTTGGGCGTCCATAACCTTATTTCAATCCTTGGGTTGCTGGCGGTTCTTCATGAGCTAAGGGATTTTCTTGATGTTGGTGTTGTCTTAATAGGCACGTTTAATGGCTCCGCCTATTGACATCTTGGTACTTTCTAGTGTGGTATGGTCAAGATGACATTGTTATTCTTCTTTCTACAAACTCTCTGGTAATCTGAATGGTTCTGAAATGTAGTAATGGAGGTTTGCAGCTTTGCATAGAAAGGTACAATGTTATCCAAACtgagttgagaggaaaaagtaGAGGTGACTTTGAGGTCTTGAGGAAGTCTTCATCTAAAAAAAGTAGGTAGGGGTGCCAAAACTCGGGCATGTCATACGCAGACATAGGAAGTTAGGTCAAGAGGGGACACTTCATATATGGCTCTATCTCCTTTTCCTCCTCCAATGCATTGTTCTTGCTCCTTCACTTGTTCGACTGGCCTTATAGATTGGCTGACTAAGTTCAACCACATCATCGTTGTTGTCGTGTGCCCGCCTTCTCTTGTAGGCTTGATCGAAGATAGCAGTTGTAGTTCTTATAGCTCTCCCGGATTTAATAGGATTATCCATCTCGCTCATCCTTTTTTGTCTTATTGTATGGTTCCTAAACATTAAACTCTTGTAGGCttgatcaatttttaatttagttggGTAATGTATCTATGTCTagtattttcaaataaagttgTATTTCCCTTTGAATTTTCACTAGTGTAGTGTTTCTATTTATGACATTTATATTCATAAGGAATGATATTGGAAGGTGATTATGAGACCTAATTAAAAATGGCTTATTGTTTAAAAGAT
This genomic interval from Glycine max cultivar Williams 82 chromosome 5, Glycine_max_v4.0, whole genome shotgun sequence contains the following:
- the LOC100799565 gene encoding E3 ubiquitin-protein ligase RGLG2 isoform X2; its protein translation is MGGNNSKEDSNWRQNSPVRSSSSASSWGSYPDPNSGYGQGGYTYEQQQPSYPTQQQYYAQPPPPLPQNYGYEPQPHASGRVASHRNEKRLDRKYSRIADNYNSIDEVTEALAHAGLESSNLILGIDFTKSNEWTGKHSFNRKSLHHIGNGPNPYEQAISIIGKTLAAFDEDNLIPCFGFGDASTHDQDVFSFYPDERFCNGFEEVLSQYREIVPNIRLAGPTSFAPIVEMAMTIVEQSGGQYHVLVIVADGQVTRSIDTERGRLSPQEQRTVDAIVEASKFPLSIILVGVGDGPWDMMKEFDDNIPARAFDNFQFVNFTEIMSKNIPPSRKEAAFALAALMEIPSQYKAAIELNLLGSRNANAPQRVALPTPSYGSASMGTSKPYGSASFGASKPYGSASFDAPKPFGSSKPSHPANFEQSAPSYYDNRDLVGTAPPAPSSTYDNQLCPICLTNSKDMAFGCGHQTCCECGQDLQSCPICRSPINTRIKLY
- the LOC100799565 gene encoding E3 ubiquitin-protein ligase RGLG2 isoform X1, with the protein product MGGNNSKEDSNWRQNSPVRSSSSASSWGSYPDPNSGYGQGGYTYEQQQPSYPTQQQYYAQPPPPLPQNYGYEPQPHASGRVASHRNEKRLDRKYSRIADNYNSIDEVTEALAHAGLESSNLILGIDFTKSNEWTGKHSFNRKSLHHIGNGPNPYEQAISIIGKTLAAFDEDNLIPCFGFGDGIFLKVLNLFFIEVLLLFKCGNGNYCDIMAASTHDQDVFSFYPDERFCNGFEEVLSQYREIVPNIRLAGPTSFAPIVEMAMTIVEQSGGQYHVLVIVADGQVTRSIDTERGRLSPQEQRTVDAIVEASKFPLSIILVGVGDGPWDMMKEFDDNIPARAFDNFQFVNFTEIMSKNIPPSRKEAAFALAALMEIPSQYKAAIELNLLGSRNANAPQRVALPTPSYGSASMGTSKPYGSASFGASKPYGSASFDAPKPFGSSKPSHPANFEQSAPSYYDNRDLVGTAPPAPSSTYDNQLCPICLTNSKDMAFGCGHQTCCECGQDLQSCPICRSPINTRIKLY